DNA from Acidobacteriota bacterium:
GTTCCGCGGGCGGTCGTGCTTGCGCTGGCTGCCATGCTCGTGATGGCGGCGACGGCCTCGAGGGCTCAGGTGCCGGGCGCTGCCGGCCAGATGCCTGGTGCTCGCCAGCCCGCGCCAGGCGCGGGAGACGTCGTGCTCGGCGGCGACAGCCGGATTCAGATCGAATTCGACGACGACGCCCTGACGGTGTTCTACATTTTCGACATCGTGAACACGACGGCCGCGCCGGCGTCCCCGAAGACGGAGATCGCCTTCGACCTTCCTGCCGATGCCCAACAGCCGACCTTACTCGAAGGATCGTCTGCGCAGGCCACGCTGCGCGGGCGACACGTGTCGATTGTCGGTCCGTTCGCGACAGGATCCACTCCCGTGCAACTGGCCTTCGGGCTGGAGCCGAGAGGATCCGAGCGCGTGATAGCGCAGGTCTTGCCCGTGGCCTGGGCGAGGGTGCAGGTGCTTGTGACCAAGCTTCCCGGACTCTCGATCACATCTCCGCAATTGTCATCGACCAACGAGATGCCGGGCGATACGCACAGCTTCATCGTGGGCACCGGCGGCGTGTTGGAGCCGGGAATGGAGTTGAACCTCGCGCTTGCGGGTCTGCCGTCGCGCAATCACGCTGGACGATTCGTGGCGATCGCGCTTGCCGTCCTCGTGTTGATGGGTGGCGTGTGGGGAGCGGCGTCGGCCAAGGCCCGGACGGGGGATCTGGCGCGCAACGCGGAACTGGAACTGCGACGGAGCAAGCTGATGGCCGATTTGGTGAGACTCGAAGCTCAGCAGCGGACCGGTGCAGTCGACGCCGCCCGCTATGCCGGCCGGCGAAGCGATCTGTTTGATCAGCTCGAACGGGTGTACGGCGAGCTCGATCAACACGCGGCCGCGCCGGGTGAGGGATCGGTGGCGTGACGTTCGACTTCGATCGTCTGGTCGTCGAAGACGTCTCGCGCAACTTCGGCCGTCGCCGCGCGTTGAGTCATATCAACCTGACGTGCCACGCCGGAGAGATTGTCGGCCTGCTGGGGCCGAATGGCGCCGGCAAATCCACGCTGCTTGCGATTGTCTCGACGCTGCTGGCCGCGTCTTCGGGGGACGTCCGCTACGGCACGGCGACGGCACGGGCTATGGGGCCCGCGCTGCGCGCCCGGCTGGGGCTGCTGGGCCACGACCTGTATCTGTACCCCGAACTCACCGCTCGCGAGAATCTCGAGTTCTTCACCCGGCTGTACGGCTGCCCAAATGTGACGGCCGTCGTCGGCGACGCACTCGGGCGCGCGGGGCTCGGAGAGCGCGCCGACGACCTCGTGTCGGGGTTCTCGAGGGGAATGCGGCAGCGGCTCGCGCTGGAGCGGGCGCTGCTGCATGATCCCCGCTTGCTGCTGCTCGATGAACCGTTTACCGGCCTCGACGATGCCTCTGGACAGGCCCTTGTCGCACGTCTGCGCGGCCTGCGCGAAGACGGCCGCATCGTGCTGATCGCGACGCACGATCTCGATCTGGCAGAAGGCCTCTTCGACCGGGTCGCCGTGCTGCGCGACGGCCGGCTGCTGGTGGTCGACGAATCGTCAACGAGTCTGCGGGAGCGCTATCGCGGCGCGATCGCGGCGGCACGGCAATGAAGCAGTTTCTGCGAGTCGCCTGGATCGTGATGCGGAAGGACCTCACCGTCGAGGTGCGAAGCCGCGAGATTCTCTACACCACCGTGTTCTTCGCGGCGTCGTGCGTCCTGGTGTTCGCCTTCGCGCTCGTGCGGGAAGGCCGTCCCATGGAGGATGCGGCCGCAGGCATCCTGTGGATTGCCATCGCGTTTGCCGGCACGCTGGCCCTGGGACGCACATTTGAGCGGGAGCGGCAGACCGAGACCTTGCGCGCCCTGATGCTGGCGCCTTCCGATCGGCCCGCCATCTACGTCGGCAAGTTACTTGGCATCCTGATGTTGCTCGCTGTGGTCGAGATGGTGCTGGTTCCCCTGGTGGCGCTCCTGTTCAACGCCTCCTTCGGCGCCAGTCCGTTGTGGCTGGTGGCGCTGCTGGCGGCCGGTACCCTGGGCTTTGCGTCGGTGGGAACCCTGTTTGCTGCGATGCTGGTTCGGGCGCGCAGCCGGGACGTGCTGCTCCCCGTCCTCTTGTATCCGATCACGATTCCCATCATTATCGCTGGGGTACTGGGGACGGTCGCGTTGCTTCAGCCGGTCCCGGATGAGCCGATGGCGCGGTTCTGGCTGGCGCTGCTCGTGTTTTTCGACGCCGTCTTCGTCACCCTGGCGTTGTGGACGTTCGAACCGCTCATGACGGAGTAGTGATGGCCAAAGCGTATACGCCGCTGATTGTGCTCGCGATGATCCTGTTCGCGATCGCGCCGCTCTTTGTCGCCTCCGCACCGTCCGAACAGACGATGGGTCTGATCCAGCGGGTGTTCTACTACCACGTGCCATCGGCGATGATGCTGTTTCTCTCGGCGTTTGTCTGCGGCATCGCGAGCGCCGTCTTTCTGTTCAAACGGTCGGCGGCGGCGGACCGGCTCGCGGTGGCCGCGGGAGAGCTGACGGTCGTGTTCGGGTTGATCGTGCTGGTGACCGGGCCGATGTGGGCGCGAAAAGCGTGGGGCGTCTGGTGGCAGTGGGATGCCCGGCTGACCTCAGCGTTGCTGTTGTGGATGATCTTCGTGGCGTATCTGCTGGTGCGGCGGTACGGCGGCGCCGGATCGGAGAAGCTGTCGGCGGCCATGGCCATCTTCGGCATGGCCAACGTCCCGTTCGTGTACGTGTCGGTCAATTTCTGGCGGACGATTCATCCGACGACCAATGTGGTGATGACACTTGGGCCCGGGATGCGGGGAACATTCTGGTTGTGCGTGGGGTCGTTCCTGCTGCTTTATGCGCTGCTGTTGAGGTTGCGGAAGAACCTCGAGGATCAGCGGGCAACCATCGAACGGCTCTATCTGGCGCTGGATGAGTAGCATGGCGGGGCATAGGGGGTCTGACCCCATCTTCTCTGAGGCGACTTCCATGAAGCGACGTGTGACGACGACCATGGTCTTGACGGTTGTGACCGCTCTCTTGATGGTGGGGACCGCGGGCGCCCTGTGTGCGGCAAGCCAGCCCCCGCCGGGCACCCCAGGCCGGGGCGAGTTTGTGCCTATCACCACCCTGCCGCCGGTCGAGCAGTTGCCCGCCGCGCCGTTCCTGATCGGGGCGTACGTGGTTGTCTGGCTGGTACTGCTCGTCTACGTGTGGTCCATCTGGCGGCGCATGAAGAAGATGGAGCGCGAACTGGCTGACCTGCAACGGCGAGTGCAGTCGCGGTAGCCCTTCGACTCAGTTGTGTTGAGCACGACCTCAGCCCAGCCCGCCCATCCATCGCGGTGGTTCTGAGCCAGTGGTGAACCCAACACACGTGAGCTCAGGGCATGGGAGAAGCCTGATGGGCGCCGGTCACTTCCTCTACATTCCGGTGACGATACTCGTTGGCATCGTCATCGGCTGGATTCTGGGATCGCGCGCCGCCCGCGATGCGTTTGCCGTCGAACTGAAGCGCCGCGAAGAGAACGCGGCCCGCAACGCCGCCAAAGCCGCCAAAGTCGCACCGTAGGCCGCGAAGGGCGCCACATGGGGCACGGCATGCCGTGCCCGTACAGCCAGATGAAGCACCTGTCGATTTAAGGCGACGCTTCGTTATCGGCCCAGGGCGAGGCGCTTGGCAAGGGCATCTGGCAATTCCGCATCGCGAATGGCGCGCTGGGCCGCCGCAACGTCGTACGGAACCCTGAAGAAACTCACTTCCTTCTTCTCATCATCGACGATGCCGTAGGCGGCTCTCGGGTCCCCGTCCCGGGGTTGTCCCACCGAGCCGACATTTACCAGGTAGTTCCACCCCGGTACCACCGGCAAGACAAATCCGTGCCGCGTTTGACGGTAGTTCAGGCCACCTCCAGCATGCAGGAAGGCCAGCGGCGCGTGAGTGTGGCCGAACAGGCAGAGCGGCTGTCCCGTCGCCCGCAGCGCGTTCAGGGCATCCAGCGTGTCGAGCACGTAGGCGTCCTCGTCGTACGGCGTGCCGTGGCAGATCTCAATCCAGTCGGTGGCGTTCACCGGGCCCTGTGGCAGGCTTCGGACAAACGCCACGTGGGCCTGCGTCAGCGCGTTTTGCGTCCATTCGGCACATTGTTTCGCAATGGGGTTGAACTCCTCACCGCCATCCAGCCCGGCTGCGACCCTGTCGTGGTTGCCACGAATCGCGGCCGCAACGGGAGCGTTGGCCAGCCGGTCGAGCACGTCGTTGGGCTGCGCCCCGTACCCGACCAGATCACCGAGCAGCAGCATCTGATCAAAGCCCCGGCGCTCGCCGTCGGCCAGCACCGCCTCGAGAGCGGGGAGATTCGCGTGAATATCAGCCAGCACCAGGTATCGCATCGGTCTCCGCGTTACTCCCCCAGCCATTCGATGATGGCATCCGCCAGTTCTCCGACTGACTGTCGCGCACCGTCCAGCCTGACGTGTGCCTGCGCGTAGGCGGGGAGGCGCAACAAATAGAGCTGTTCCAACTGCATCCGGCTGGGGGCCAGCGGGCGGCTTCCGTCGATGGGGATGCGATCGATCATGACTTGAAGCGGCACGTCCAGCCAGATCACCGCTCCGTCCGCCATGATGGCCGCGCGGTTGTCCGCGTCGACGAACGTGCCGCCGCCGGTGGCGACCACGGCGTGGCGCAGTGGCAGCAAGTCGCGGACGACCAGGCGCTCGATCATCCGAAAATGCGCCTCACCACTCTCAGTGAAGATCTCCCGAATCGTGCGTCGCTCGTGCACTTGGATGCGATCGTCGACGTCTTCAACCTTCCAGCCAAGCCTCCGCCCCACCTCGCGGGCAACTGACGACTTGCCTGCACCCATGAACCCGACCAGATACAGCTTGTCAGCTCTCACGTGCACATGCCCTCGAGCACATCGAAGAACCCAGGGTACGAGACCGAGACGGCGTCGGCGCCGGCAATCGTAGTCGGTCCGGTCGCGCCCAGCGCGGCAATGGCGAAGGCCATCGCCAGCCGGTGATCGCCCGCCGCATCGACCGCTCCGCCCCGGAGCCGTGAGGCGCCGTCGATGTGGAATCCGTCGGGGGCCTCTTCCACGTCAGCACCCATCGACCGAAGACCGCGCGCCAGCGCCGCGATCCGGTCGCTCTCCTTGACGCGCAGCTCGGCTGCGCCGGTCACCGTCAGGCGGCCACCGTAGGTCGCGAGTGCCGCAAGCGCCGGAAGTTCGTCGATGAGGCCGGGAACTTCTCCCGGCTCCACCACCACCGCACCCAGCGCGCGATGCGCCACACGAATCGTGCCTCTCGGTTCCGCGTCGGTCTCCGGCAACTCCGTCACGGACACGATGGCACCGAACCGTTGGAGGATCTGGAGGAATCCGATCCGCGTGGGATTGAGGCCGACATCCCGGATGTCTATCGAGGACCCTGGTAGCGCCGCCGCGGCCACCGCCCAGAACGCCGCAGAGGAGGGATCGCCGGGGACACTGATTCTCGCGGCCGAGGGCCGCTGACCTCCTGTGATGGCCACCCAGCCGGGGCCGGACTCAACAGCCACGCCAAATGTGCCGAAGGCCCGCTCGGTGTGGTCGCGGGTCGGACTCGGCTCACGGACGGTGGTGACGCCGTCAGCCGACAGCCCGGCCAGCAGGATCGCGCTCTTGACCTGCGCACTGGAGACCGGTGTCGAGTAGTCGATGCCACGGAGCGGAGCACCCGTGACCGTGGCGGGCAGTCGTCCATCGCTGGTGTCGATGCGCGCGCCCATCAGCGCCAGCGGCTCGACGACTCGTTGCATGGGCCGGCGCTGGAGCGAGGCGTCTCCCGAGATGCGCGTGCGGAACGCACTTGCCGCCAGGACCCCCATCATCATGCGCGCGGTCGTACCGGAATTCTGCGCGTCGAGGCCATCGGGCGCCGGCCGGAATCCGGCCAGGCCGACGCCGTCAACCTGCCACAGGCGAACATCGCCCTCGCCGGGCGAGGCGGCGGCTGAGAAGCGGACACCCAGGCGCCGCAAGCAGTCGATCGTGGCGCGACAGTCATCGCCAGGCGCGAGGTTCACAATCTCCGAGCGGCCCGCGGCGAGGGCGCTGAGAATCAGGGCTCGATGGGAGATTGACTTGTCACCCGGCACCCGGACGACGCCGCTGACGCCGCGTGCGGGCCTGACGGTGATGGAATGGCCAGCAGTCACTCTGGCACTATAACAGCAGCGAAGTGCCGCCTCAAATCATCGAGGCTTTGTCCCTGGCGCCCTGCGCCGGCGTGATCAGCCACGTGTGTCCTTCGGGAAGATGAAGTCCATGGAAACGGTCCACTTGGGCTATGGTAGGGTAGCGGATGCTGGCGTACGAACGACGGCCGAGCAAGGACATGACACTGCCTGCAACGGGATCCACGGTCCGGTTGCGCTTCAATAGCGCCTTTGAGATGCTCGACCTGGTCCAGCTGGTCAGCGACAGGATCGCCCGTCTGCTGGAGTTCGAAGATGATGCCCTCGTGTGGATGGAAGTGGCCGTGCGCGAGTCCGTCATCAATGCCATCAAGCACGGCAATCGGAGCGATCCCCGGAAACAGGTGTTTGTCGAGTTTACAACACGCCCGGAGATTGAGCCGGAGGAGTTGGTGGTATCGATTCGCGACCAGGGCGAGGGCTTCAATCCCGATGCGTTGCCCGACCCGCTCGCGCCGGAGAATCTCCTGAAATCGAGCGGTCGCGGCATCTTCTTCATGCGCAGTTTCATGGACGATGTACGCATCGAACCGGCGCGTGAGGGCGGCATGGAAGTGCGCCTCACCAAGAAACTGCCCGGACGCGGCTGAGTTCCCCATGTCAACAACCGCTTCGGCGGGGCCTTCCGCGTGAAGATGAAAGGCGCAATCGACCTGGTGACCGAGGTCGACATCGAGGTCGAGCAGATGTGCCGGAGGGTGCTGGGAGAGCGGTTTCCTTCCCACGCCGTCCTCGCTGAGGAAGAGGGCGGACATCCCGCTGCCACGGCGGGGACGAGCGAATACTGCTGGATCTTCGACCCCATCGACGGCACGACCAATTACGCGCACGGGTTGCCGATCTTCTGTGCCTCACTCGCACTGGAGATCCGCGGACGCGTCGACGTGGCTGCCGTCTACGATCCGACGCGGCGCGAGTTGTTTACGGCGCAACGGGGGGTGGGGGCGTTTCTGAACGGATCGCGGATGGCGGTGTCGACGCCCGAACGCCTGCTGGATTCGGTCCTGGTCACGGGGTTTCCCTACGATATCCATCAGAATCCCGGCGATGTCCTGGGCCTGTTCGGCGCCTTCGTCACGCGAGCGCGCGCGGTGCGACGGCTCGGGTCGGCGGCGCTCGACCTGTGCTACGTCGCCGCCGGCCGCCTCGATGGCTTCTGGGAGGCGAATCTCCATCCGTGGGACGTGGCCGCCGGCGCCCTGCTCGTCGAGGAGGCGGGCGGGCAGGTGCGGGGCATGGACGGAACGCCATTTGACGCTCGTGCCCGGCACGTGGCGGCTGCCGGTCCAGCCCTGCTGCCGCGGATGCTCGAGGTCATCGCCGATTTCCAGGCCGGGCGTTCACTAATCCGGACGTCCTGACACCCCGCAAGGACAGCACCGGCGCCCGGCAGGCCGCGGATGGTGCGTAAACACCGCGCCGAGGTTGGCACCAATCGTGCTGGTCCGACGTTGAACTCATTTTCCAGGGGGCTGCATGTTGCGACACAAGACCAGCGTGGTGTTCCTCACTGTTTCAGTGCTCTTGCTGACGGCATCGATGGCGCGGGCCCAGCAGACTCTGAACTTCCAGTTCGGAGTATTCGTGCCCCGGGCGGAAGATGCGCGGATTGCCGGCGACGTGCTGGCGACCAATCGCCAGTACTTGTCGTTCACCATCGAGGACTTCAGGGCCTCCACAGGCGGCGTCGAGTGGCTTGCGGTCGTCGGCGACAAGCTCGAGGCCGGCCTCGGCGTCGGCTTCTATCAGCGTGGCGTGCCGTCAGTCTACGACGGGTGGGTCAACGCGGATGGCAGCGAGATCGCGCAGGAAATGAAGCTGCGTGTGGTGCCCGTGGTGGCGACGGTGAAGTTTCTGCCATTCGGGGCACGCGGCACGTTCCAGCCGTACGTGGGAGTCGGTCTGGCCGTGTACGTCTGGCGGTACACCGAAACCGGCGAGTTCGTCGACTTTGGCGACAACAACAGCATCTACAGCGCGAACTATGTCGGCAGCGGCACGTCGGTGGGACCGGTGGCGACATTCGGCGTGCGTGCGCGGATCTCTCGCATGGCCGCAGTCGGGGTCGAAGTGCGCGGGCAGTGGGGACACGGGAACCTGTCGAACGACTTCCTGAGCGACAAGATCGATCTGGGCGGCGTCAACGTCCTGGGGACGCTACAGATTCGCTTCTAGAACGAGGGGGCCGGCGGCGGTAGAGAGCCGTTCCGCCGCCCTCGGCCACCTTGTCGTAGCCCGCCAGGAACGCGGGCCTCTGCCGAGCCAGGGCGGCGAGCATGTCGCCGCCCCTGGCACTCTCCTCAATGAGAATCCATTCGACCATCGGATCCGGCTGAGCCAATGCGGCAAGCCAGATGTCCCCGTTCCCTTCGTGCAGAAAATCGCGAAGCCGGAAACCTGACCCCGAGAGCTCGTGCATGTAATGGGCGAGCGAGCCCATGCTGGCCATGATCGGCTCGCCGTCCCAGGTCCGGGCAAGATACGCAGTGATCTGCTGGCGGCCGACCCTCAGACCGGTGTCCCATTGGGCTTCGAGCGGCATCGCGGCCGACCGGTCGAACGGGCGTGGCCCGAGCGCGAGCGCCGCAAGCAGCATCAGGGCGCCTGCCAGTAACCAGCGACGCCGCAGTCTCCCGACCAGCAGTCCGGCGCCGACGGCGACAGCCGGGAGCAGCGCCGTCATATAGCGGACGCGGAAGACGTGTCCCTGGTAGAACGCAAACCAGGGCAGCAAGGCTGCCGCGACCATTGACAACGGCAGCAAATCGAGCGCGCGGCGCCGATCACGCAGAGCGACGATCAGAGTCGTGGTCAGTCCAAGCACGCCGATCCACGCGAGCGACTCCGTGGTCAGTTGATTCAACCCGCGCCACACGGCCAGCGCGGAGCCGACCGGCTGGTCCAACGTATCCGGCTCGGGCACGAAGAAGCCCGTCCGCACGAACCACTCGCCGACGGTGGCGCGACTCAGCGCCAGGAACGCCAGCACGGCGACGGCAGGGTAGACCGCGAGTCCTGCGACCTGCCGGATCGTCTGGCGCCATGGCGTGCCCTGCCTCAGCAGTGCCAGGGCACCGAAGGTGAGCAGCGCCGCGCAAATCGGCCAGGCTTCGTACCGCGTCAGAACCGCCGCCGCGGTGACCAGGCCGGCGCTGCGGATGGCGATCGGGGTGCCTGACGCCAGCGCGTCGCGCGAGAGCACAACCGACCAGCAGGCCAGGCCCCAGAGGAGCGGCTCCGTCATCGGCGTCGCCTGCAGATACAAGACGTTGGGATTGGCGGCGAAGGCGGCCGTTCCAAGCGCGGCAGCCGCCCTGGAGCCTGTGACTGTCAGAATCATCGTCGCAATCGCCCAGGCCGCAAGACCGAATGACGCGATCGAAACGGCAACCGCAAATGCGCCCGTTCGATAGAAGAAGTCGAATTGGATCGGCAGCAAGTTGATCAAGTGAGGCAGCGGCAGCCAGACCGCGCCGATCTGGAGCCATCCTGGCGTGATGCTGTCGACGATGCGACGGGTCACCACGAGGTGGCCCTTGGCATCGAAATGGGCCAGCGTCAAGCCCGCGTGAGCGTAGTAGACCGCGGCGGTCAGGCCCAAGGCCAACGCGACGAAACCGACCAGGCGAGGCGTGATGCGGGCCGGACGTCGCGTGTCGGGAAGAGCGTGGCCGGCAATTTCTGGAACGTGCTGGTGCTCGACAATAGTCACGCGGGTAGTTGCCTGCTGTCCCTGGAGGTTGCCGGGACCGGCGGACCAGCGCCGGTCGAGCCACTGTACACCACATAGTGAGCGGGAACACCTGATGCCCGGCGTTCGACCGGGAGGCGCGGCCGGCGAGGTATAATCAACCACCCATCGTGAACGCGCCCTTCCTCTCCATTGTCGTGCCCATTCACAATGAATCGGCCAGCATTCCAGAGCTGTTCGTGGAACTGGCGGCCGCGCTGCGGGTGTGGGGACGCCCGTACGAGGTGCTGGCGATCGACGACGGGAGCACCGATGACAGCTTCGAGAGGCTGGTCGCGGTCCAGCAGGCTGAGTCGCGCGTGCGCGTCGTGCGGTTCCGTCGCAATTTCGGCCAGACGGCGGCTTTTGCGGCAGGCTTTGCGCTGGCGCGCGGACAGGTCGTCGTGACGTGCGACGGCGATCTGCAGAACGATCCGCACGATATCCCGGCGCTGGTCGCGATGGTCGAGCAAGGTGCCGATATCGCCTGCGGCTGGCGTCAGGATCGCAAGGATCGCTTCTTCTCGCGCCGGATTCCGTCGATGGCGGCCAGTTGGATCATCTCGCGGGTGACCGGTGTCGAGCTCCACGACTACGGCTGTTCACTGAAGGCGTTCCGGGCGGAGGTTGTCAAGCCGCTGAGGCTCTACGGCGGCATGCATCGCCTGCTGCCGGCGATCGCGTCGGAGAACGGTGCCGCGATTGTCGAACGAGTCGTCAACCACCGTCGGCGGCGGTTCGGCCGGTCCAAGTATGGTCTCACCCGCATCTTCCCGGTCGTCCTCGATCTGATCACGGTGAAGTACTTCCTCAAGCATCCGGGCAGACCGATCAGGATGTTCGGCGCGATCGGGCTGGCCTCGGGGAGTCTCGGTCTGCTGATGCTGGGCTGGCTCGGCTGGCTGGCGGCGGTCAACGGGCAGTCGGTCGGGCATCGCGGTGCGCTGCTGGTTGGCGTGATGCTGGTGTTAGCTGGCGTCCAGTTTGTGATGATGGGTCTGCTGGCGGAGACACAGGCGCGGACCTACTACGAATCGCAGGACAAGCCCACCTACGTGATTAGCGAGATCAGGGAAGATCTGTCCTAGCGAAGCGACCGCTTCGAGCCGCGCAGCAGGTAGGCGAGGGCGCCCGAGAGCGAGAAGAGCATCACCAGAGCCGCGCCCATCAGCGACAGCGCGAGCGCGGAGGCGGCTGACAATCCGATCTGGGCAAAGTAGAGTCTGAAGGTCGCCTCGCGGACCCCGAGGCCGTTCAGCGAGACCGGCACCATCTGAATGACGAACGACACCGGCACGATCACCGCCAGGTCGACGATCGGCACGTCGATTCCCATGCTTCTGGCGACGGCAACATAGAACCCCACCAGAACAGCCTGAACCATGATCGCGCCGCTGAAGCACATCAGGAGCGCACGCGGCTGAGTCCGGAAGCGTTCGAGTGTTCCGATCAGCCGGTTGATGCGCTCGCCAACCCATTCCTGATGAATCACCCGGAGCGGAGTGAGTAACCTGCCGACCCCTTTCGGCAGGAACACCACGGCACAGCCAATCGCCGACGCCACGCCAAATGCCAGCCACAGCAGCGACGCCCAGACGGGAGCGTGCCCGCCGACTGCGGCCTCCATGGACGCCCCGACCGCGGCCACGAGAAACAGCCCCAGAAGGCCGATGCCCCTGTCCATGAGCACGACGGTGGTGGCGATCGTCGTGGACCCGGTGTGACCGGACGTGTCGCGAATGCGCACGACGTCGCCCCCGATGTTGCTCGGCAGGAAATTGTTGAAGAAGGTGGCAACCAGGTACGAATCGACGAGCCAGGCGCGGTCGATGACCAGTTGCTGGGCGTTGAGCAGCAGGTGCCAGCGCCACGCGCTGATGAGAATCATCACCAGGTACAACGCCAGAGCCGCGCCGAGCCATGGCAGCGACGCGCTGCGGAAGTGGCTCCACAGACTGGTGAGATCCGTCTTCGCCAGCAGCAGCGCCATCAGCCCAACGCTCACGACGATCTTGCCGAGCAGGATCAGGATCCGACGGGTGACGCTGGGCGGCGGGTTGTCTGGCGTGTCGATCATAGGGCGATACGGCGCGGCGACAGGAACATGTGGCAACCCGAAAGGAGGGCATCGTACCATGGGCGCGAAACCGCGACAACGCCGCGTCGTTGACGGACCTGGCGCCAGCCCATACAATCGCGAGCGTCGGCAGAGGATAATCAATCCGGGTGTGATTATCGCGAGACCGGCTGGACAGGCGCTTCCAGATAATCAATCCGGGATTGATTATCTCAACCCATTATGAAGATCGCGGTCATCACGTCGAATCCGCTGTTCGCC
Protein-coding regions in this window:
- a CDS encoding ABC transporter ATP-binding protein; translated protein: MTFDFDRLVVEDVSRNFGRRRALSHINLTCHAGEIVGLLGPNGAGKSTLLAIVSTLLAASSGDVRYGTATARAMGPALRARLGLLGHDLYLYPELTARENLEFFTRLYGCPNVTAVVGDALGRAGLGERADDLVSGFSRGMRQRLALERALLHDPRLLLLDEPFTGLDDASGQALVARLRGLREDGRIVLIATHDLDLAEGLFDRVAVLRDGRLLVVDESSTSLRERYRGAIAAARQ
- a CDS encoding heme exporter protein CcmB produces the protein MKQFLRVAWIVMRKDLTVEVRSREILYTTVFFAASCVLVFAFALVREGRPMEDAAAGILWIAIAFAGTLALGRTFERERQTETLRALMLAPSDRPAIYVGKLLGILMLLAVVEMVLVPLVALLFNASFGASPLWLVALLAAGTLGFASVGTLFAAMLVRARSRDVLLPVLLYPITIPIIIAGVLGTVALLQPVPDEPMARFWLALLVFFDAVFVTLALWTFEPLMTE
- the ccsA gene encoding cytochrome c biogenesis protein CcsA, which gives rise to MAKAYTPLIVLAMILFAIAPLFVASAPSEQTMGLIQRVFYYHVPSAMMLFLSAFVCGIASAVFLFKRSAAADRLAVAAGELTVVFGLIVLVTGPMWARKAWGVWWQWDARLTSALLLWMIFVAYLLVRRYGGAGSEKLSAAMAIFGMANVPFVYVSVNFWRTIHPTTNVVMTLGPGMRGTFWLCVGSFLLLYALLLRLRKNLEDQRATIERLYLALDE
- the ccmD gene encoding heme exporter protein CcmD, whose translation is MKRRVTTTMVLTVVTALLMVGTAGALCAASQPPPGTPGRGEFVPITTLPPVEQLPAAPFLIGAYVVVWLVLLVYVWSIWRRMKKMERELADLQRRVQSR
- a CDS encoding metallophosphoesterase family protein, with the translated sequence MRYLVLADIHANLPALEAVLADGERRGFDQMLLLGDLVGYGAQPNDVLDRLANAPVAAAIRGNHDRVAAGLDGGEEFNPIAKQCAEWTQNALTQAHVAFVRSLPQGPVNATDWIEICHGTPYDEDAYVLDTLDALNALRATGQPLCLFGHTHAPLAFLHAGGGLNYRQTRHGFVLPVVPGWNYLVNVGSVGQPRDGDPRAAYGIVDDEKKEVSFFRVPYDVAAAQRAIRDAELPDALAKRLALGR
- a CDS encoding shikimate kinase, which encodes MRADKLYLVGFMGAGKSSVAREVGRRLGWKVEDVDDRIQVHERRTIREIFTESGEAHFRMIERLVVRDLLPLRHAVVATGGGTFVDADNRAAIMADGAVIWLDVPLQVMIDRIPIDGSRPLAPSRMQLEQLYLLRLPAYAQAHVRLDGARQSVGELADAIIEWLGE
- the aroA gene encoding 3-phosphoshikimate 1-carboxyvinyltransferase, with the translated sequence MTAGHSITVRPARGVSGVVRVPGDKSISHRALILSALAAGRSEIVNLAPGDDCRATIDCLRRLGVRFSAAASPGEGDVRLWQVDGVGLAGFRPAPDGLDAQNSGTTARMMMGVLAASAFRTRISGDASLQRRPMQRVVEPLALMGARIDTSDGRLPATVTGAPLRGIDYSTPVSSAQVKSAILLAGLSADGVTTVREPSPTRDHTERAFGTFGVAVESGPGWVAITGGQRPSAARISVPGDPSSAAFWAVAAAALPGSSIDIRDVGLNPTRIGFLQILQRFGAIVSVTELPETDAEPRGTIRVAHRALGAVVVEPGEVPGLIDELPALAALATYGGRLTVTGAAELRVKESDRIAALARGLRSMGADVEEAPDGFHIDGASRLRGGAVDAAGDHRLAMAFAIAALGATGPTTIAGADAVSVSYPGFFDVLEGMCT
- a CDS encoding ATP-binding protein, with product MTLPATGSTVRLRFNSAFEMLDLVQLVSDRIARLLEFEDDALVWMEVAVRESVINAIKHGNRSDPRKQVFVEFTTRPEIEPEELVVSIRDQGEGFNPDALPDPLAPENLLKSSGRGIFFMRSFMDDVRIEPAREGGMEVRLTKKLPGRG
- a CDS encoding inositol monophosphatase family protein, translating into MKGAIDLVTEVDIEVEQMCRRVLGERFPSHAVLAEEEGGHPAATAGTSEYCWIFDPIDGTTNYAHGLPIFCASLALEIRGRVDVAAVYDPTRRELFTAQRGVGAFLNGSRMAVSTPERLLDSVLVTGFPYDIHQNPGDVLGLFGAFVTRARAVRRLGSAALDLCYVAAGRLDGFWEANLHPWDVAAGALLVEEAGGQVRGMDGTPFDARARHVAAAGPALLPRMLEVIADFQAGRSLIRTS
- a CDS encoding glycosyltransferase family 2 protein translates to MNAPFLSIVVPIHNESASIPELFVELAAALRVWGRPYEVLAIDDGSTDDSFERLVAVQQAESRVRVVRFRRNFGQTAAFAAGFALARGQVVVTCDGDLQNDPHDIPALVAMVEQGADIACGWRQDRKDRFFSRRIPSMAASWIISRVTGVELHDYGCSLKAFRAEVVKPLRLYGGMHRLLPAIASENGAAIVERVVNHRRRRFGRSKYGLTRIFPVVLDLITVKYFLKHPGRPIRMFGAIGLASGSLGLLMLGWLGWLAAVNGQSVGHRGALLVGVMLVLAGVQFVMMGLLAETQARTYYESQDKPTYVISEIREDLS
- a CDS encoding lysylphosphatidylglycerol synthase transmembrane domain-containing protein, which encodes MIDTPDNPPPSVTRRILILLGKIVVSVGLMALLLAKTDLTSLWSHFRSASLPWLGAALALYLVMILISAWRWHLLLNAQQLVIDRAWLVDSYLVATFFNNFLPSNIGGDVVRIRDTSGHTGSTTIATTVVLMDRGIGLLGLFLVAAVGASMEAAVGGHAPVWASLLWLAFGVASAIGCAVVFLPKGVGRLLTPLRVIHQEWVGERINRLIGTLERFRTQPRALLMCFSGAIMVQAVLVGFYVAVARSMGIDVPIVDLAVIVPVSFVIQMVPVSLNGLGVREATFRLYFAQIGLSAASALALSLMGAALVMLFSLSGALAYLLRGSKRSLR